In Phreatobacter cathodiphilus, the genomic window CCTGTCGGGTCCCGCGGCCCCCGACATGTGGGAGCCGGTCGGGCACCTGGCGCTCCGCTCGAACTGCGACCGCGCCTGGTTCGGCTGGCCTTGCGATGAGGCCATCGAGAAGCTCCGCGCCGCCTTCACCACCGCGCCGGACCTCGCCGGCCGGCAGGCCATCGCCCGGCAGATCCAGGAGCGGGCGGTTGAAACGGTGCCCTATGTGCCGGTCGGCCAGTTCTGGCTGGTGCGTGGCCACCAGGCGAGCCTCAAGGGTCTGCTGACGGCGGGGCTGCCGGTCTACTGGAACATCAGCAAGTGACGACGTCGGGAGCCGGACCGCGTCGTGCGGCCCGGCTCCAAAGGGGCGCCGGCGTCTTGCCCTTTGGTGATGCCGGAGGGATCGCCTGGCCCCTGTGACAGCCCGCGTGTCCTCGCGGCCCTGCGACTAGCGACGCAGGCCCGGAGATTCGACCGGCAGGCCGCGGGCACGTACGGCGAGATAGAGCTCGAGCGCCAGATATTCCGCCGATCCATAGGAAAACTGGGTCGCCCTGACGCCGAGCGAGCAGGCGCGCAGCCGGCGGTGCAGCGAGCCCATCGTGTTCCATTCGAGCCGGTAGGCGGGAAATCCGGTGCCGACCCCGCTGGAGATGACGTCGCCGCGCAGGCGACGGCCGACGTTCGCCTCGTGGCAATGGGCGCAGGACAGGTTGAGCTGGCCCATGCGCGTCTCGAACAGCCGCCGTCCCTCGGCGACGAAGGATGCGGCCGGTCCGTCGGTGGCGACAGCCGTCGGCAGCCCGCGCGACTGCACCGCCACCGCCGCGGTGAGGGCAAGCAGGTCGTCGCTCTCATAGCCGAAGGCCGGCGCCTGCTGGTGGCGGCTGCGGCATGTCTCGATGCGGCCTTCGAGATTGAGAAGGCGCCCGTCACCGGCCACCTGCGGATAGCGGGTCGCCGCGCCGCGCATCCCGCCGATGTCGCCGTGGCAGCCCTGGCAGGACGGGCGTCCGCCCGCCGGCGCCGCCCGCCAGAGCGTCTCGCCCGAATCCACCCACAGCCAGCCCGGGTGGCGGGAGGGATCGTCCTGCAACGCCCGGAGGTCCGGCGACAGGAAGGTCGCGGGCGCGCGCACCTCGCCGGCGCCGGCCGCCGTCGCCGCGAGCATCAGGGCGAAAGCGATCGTCGCCCTCATGTCACCGTCAGGCTCTGGCGGCGCTCGTAGGTGACGCCGCCGTCCTCGATCCATTCGAACACGAGTTCGCCGCTGCGCTCGGCGCGGGTGGTGAAGGCGACATAGGGATTGGCGGCGATGCCGGGCGAAAGCTCTATGCGGAAGAGCTCCTGCCCCTCCTGGGTCACGCGCAGCGTGTGGATGATCTTGCGCGCCACTGGTCTCAGCCCCGGCGCGTCGATGGCGCGCTCCATCGGATGGCGAGCGAGCACGCGGATCTCGACGATCTCGCTGCGGCGGGCCTCTGCCGGCATGGTGATGCGGGCGGGAAGGGTGGCGCTGGCCATGGCTCAGCCTCCGTCCACGCAGGCGCCGAGGATGACGATGACCTCGCGGCTGCCGCGATGGACGACGCCGCGGCTCGTCTCGGCGAGCACCACGATGGTCTGCGTCTCCGCCAGGCGGATCCGCGTGGCGACGTCGGCGCGGCCGGCCTGCGGGCCGATGTGGAAAGTCGCGATCCGCGGGAAGGGGTTCTTCTCGGCCAGGATGTGAATGCGGGCGACATGGTCCTCGGCGCTCATCGGGCTGTCGATCCTGACCGCGATGTCCACAGCATTGCCGTTCTCCGAGAGCTGCGGCATCTCGATGGACAGGCCCGCCGCCGCCGGCTCGCGCCCGGCGAGGATCGCCCGCTCCGCGGCGGCGAAGGTCTCGGCTGATGCCGCCTGGCCCGAAGCCGCGGCGGGAGCGAGGGCGACAGCGGCCGCCGCGGCGATGGCGACGCGCCGCGTCAGGAGATCCGGCCGTTCAGGGGAAGGTTTGGGCATGGTTCACTCCTTCAGGGCGGACAGATAGGCGACCACGTCCTCGATCTCCTGAGCGGAGAGCACCGGCCGTCCCCGCCAGCGCTCGTCGACATGGGCAAGGCCCGCAACGCGATGATAGGCCGGCATCACCGCCGCGGGGTTGGCGAGCGTCGGATCGATGACCCGCAGCCTGATCTGGCCGGGGGTGAGGCGGGCGCCGACACCCGCGAGCAGCGGCCCCACCTCGCCCATGAACGTCTCCGCCGGATCGGGGATCGTGTGGCAGATGAGACAATTGGCCGTCTCCCGGTTGCGGACGATCCGCGCGCCGCGCTCGGCCGATCCGGTGAGCCCGCCGAGCGGCGCCGCCACGGCATCGCCCGAGACGACGAAGGGCGCAACCTCCTGTCCCGCCGCCGGTGCGGCGAGGCCGAGGACGACCAGGGCGGCGCGGAAGCCCCTCACGCCCGCCTGAGGTCCTGGTCCTTCAGCGGCACCGAGCGGATGCGCTTGCCCGTGGCGGCGAAGATCGCGTTCAGCACGGCCGGCGCCGCCACCATGATGGTCGGCTCGCCGACGCCGCCCCAGAAGCCGCCGGAGGGCATGACGATGGTCTCGACCTTCGGCATCTCGTCCATGCGCAGGACGTTGTAGCTGTCGAAATTGGTCTCGACGATCTGCCCGTCCTTCACCGTGCAGGCGCCGTAGAGCAGGGCCGAGAGGCCGTAGACGAAGGAGCCCTCCACCTGCATCTCGATCTGCCGCGGGTTGACGGCATGGCCGCAGTCGGTGGCCGCCACGATGCGGTGCATGCGCAGCTTGCCCGCCGCATCGACCGAGACCTCGGCAGCGGCGGCCACATAGCTGCCGAAGCCCATCTGCTGGGCGATGCCGCGGTGGACGCCTGCCGGCGGCGGCTTGTCCCAGCCGATCCTCTCGGCCACCGCGTTCAGCACGGCGAGGTGGCGGGGATGGTTGCCCATCAGCTTGCGGCGGAAGGCGAGGGGATCCTGCCCCGCCGCGTGGGCGAGCTCGTCGAGGAAGCACTCCAGGTAGATGGCATTCTGGTTGTGGTTCACGCCCCGCCAGAAATGCGGCGGCACGTGGGTGTTCCGCATGGCGTGGTCGATCAGCAGGTTGGGGAAGGAATAGCCGATCTGGCTGTCGTTGCCGCCGGCGTTCAGCCCCTGGAACTGCACGGGATCGCGGCCGCTCTGCAGCGCCGTGGGGAAAACGTAGGAGAGGATCGACTGGCCGGAGATGCGCATGTGCAGACCGACGACGTTTCCCTGTGCGTCGAGGCCGCCGGTGAGCTTGCACATGGTGACGGGGTGGTAGCGCCCCTGCACCATGTCCTCCTCGCGCGTCCATTGCGTCTTGATCGGCACGCCCGGCACCTGCCTGGCGATGGTGACGGCCTGGATGAGCCAGTCGTGGGTGGTTCGCCGGCCGAAGCCGCCGCCGAGATCGACGCGGTGCACGTCGCACGCCGTCTGCGGCAGGCCGGCGGCCTGGGCGGTCGCGGCCAGCGCCGCCTCGCCGTTCTGGGTGGGGCACCAGACGTCACAGCGCGTCGGTGTCCACACCACCGTGGCGTTCATCGGCTCCATCGGCGCGTGATTCTGGAAGGGGTACTCGTAGACGGCCTCCAGCTTCCGGGCCGCCCCGGCGATGGCGGCGCGGGCGTCGCCGTTGGTGTTGCCGACGAAGGCCTCCTGCGCATCGAGCCCCTCGCGCAACTGCGCCGCGATGGTTTCGGAGGACACCGCCCGGTTCGGCCCGTAGTCCCAGGTGACGGGCAGGGCGTCGAGGGCGGTCTTCGCCTGCCAGAACGTGTCGGCCACCACGGCGACCGCGGTGTCGGCGACCTTCAGCACGTGCCGCACGCCGGGCATGGAGGAGACCTTGGCGGCGTCGAAGGACGCGACCTTGCCGCCGAACACGGGGCATTCCTTCGGTACGGCCACCAGCATGCCGGGCATCTTCAGGTCCGAGCCGTAGACAAGCGCGCCGGTGGTCTTCGCGGCGGTATCGAGACGCTTCGCCGAGGTGCCGATGACGGTCCAGTCCTTCGGGTCCTTCAAGGGCACGTTGGCGGGCGGCGTCAGGCGGGCGGCGGCGGCCGCGACCTGCCCGTAGCGCACGGACCGGCCGGACGCGGCGTGGGTGATGACGCTGTCCTTGGCGGTGCACTGCGCGGCCGGTACGCCCCAGGCGTCGGCGGCCGCCTGGATCAGCATGACGCGGGCGGTGGCGCCGCCGCGGCGGACGTATTCGTGGCTCTGGCGGATGCCCTGGCTGCCGGCGGTGAGGAAGGCGCCCCAGGCGCGGTTGCGGGCGAGGGACTGGCCGGGCGTCACGTATTCGGTGACGATCTTCGACCAGTCGCAGTGCAGCTCCTCCGCGATCATCTGGCAGAGCCCGGTGCGCGTGCCCTGGCCCATCTCGGAGCGCGCCATGCGCAGCACCACCGTGTCGTCGGGACGGATGACGACCCAGGCGTTGATCTCAGGGGTTGCGGCGGGCGCCGGCTGCTGGGCGAAGGCATCGGTCGGCAGGCAGAAGCCGACGGTGAGGCCGGCGGCGGCCTTGAGGACGGCGCGGCGGGAGGCGGTCGTGGTCTCGATGAGCGTCATGTCGGCCTCCCTCAGCCCTGGCGGTTCGCGGCGGCCTGCTTGATGCCGGCGCGGACGCGGTTGTAGGTGCCGCACCGGCAGATGTTGGTCATCGCATTGTCGATGTCCTCGTCCGTCGGGTTCGGCTTCTCCGCGAGCAGGGCGGCGGCGGCCATGATCATGCCGGACTGGCAATAGCCGCACTGGGGCACGTCGAGGTCGCGCCAGGCGACCTGGATGGGGTGCATGCCGTTCGGCGACAGGCCCTCGATGGTGACGATCTTCTGGTCGGGGGTGACCGCGCTCAGCGGCATCGCGCAGGAGCGCACCGCCTGACCGTCGATATGCACCGTGCAGGCGCCGCAGGCGGCGATGCCGCAGCCGTACTTCGTGCCGGTGAGGCCCGCCTGCTCGCGCAGGGCCCAGAGCAGCGGCGTGTCGTCCGCCGCCTGAACGTCGACCACCTGGCCGTTGATGTTGAGTTTCGCCACCGCCGTCTCCCTCGTTCGACCGGCCCTTCCCAGGCTCTTGTCTGGAACGAGTCCATCTTGGTCGGACCGCAGGCACAACCCGCTTCGACGCCGGCCGTCTTCACAATCCTGAGAGCCGTGGGTTCTGAGCCCGTGTCCTCCGATATCGCGGCGCCTGACGGGCCCGCGGGGCCGAGGGGAGGATCGATACGGCTGCGCTCGATCCCGGCGCCGCGGTGGAACCATTCGAGGCGCTCGCCGAGCACCAGGATCGCGAGGCCCGCCGAGAAGACGGGAGACAGGTGGAGGAAGGTCGCCCGATGCTCGCCAACCGGCGCGCCAGTGCTTCGAGCTGCGGCGCGTCATGGCAGCACATCCTCTCGATGGACGCGGTGTGTCGAGCCAGAGCCCGCGCTTGCCCCTCGGCCGCAGCGCCGTTCATCGGCTCGCCGGCTGCTCCTCGTCGCGGCCGGCCTTGCTGACCTCGATCGAACGGAGGGCATCCCGCTCGGCGCGGGCGAGGTGGTGGCGCAGCGCGGCCGCCGCCGCGCCAGGATCGCCGGCGAGAAGCGCGTCGATGACGACGATATGCTCGTTCGACCAGGCCATGACCCTTTCGGCCTCCTCGTAGGTGCCAAGCTCGAGAAGCCGGCGCAGATCGATCTGCTGCCGCACGGCCGCCACCAGAAATGGATTTCCGGTGAACCCGGCAAGCCCTCCGTGGAAGTCGGCATCCAGTGCCACGGCGATCGAACGGCGCATCAGCCGCTGCCTGCGGATATCCTCCGGGACCGTGGCGTCGCCGATGTCGGTCAGCAGCGCGACATGACGTTCGCGCAGCGTGTTCAGCACCCCGCTATCGGGTCGGAACGTGTCCAGCAGCAAGCTGGCAGGCTCCAGCATCAGGCGGAAATCATAGCTCGCGCGAACGCTGTCGATATCGTTCATCGTTTCGACGAAGCGCCATGAGCGGCCAGCCCCCCGCATGAGCAGCCCGTCATCCACCAGCCGCCCGACCACGTGATCGAGGATCGGCCGGCTGACGGCATAGCGGGCCGACAACACGCCGCGAGAGACCTCGGAGGGAAGCGCGTTGGAGATCCTGTCCTTCAGAATCTGTCCGTAGAGCAGGTCCTCGGGAGCCGCGGGAGCTTCGAGGTGCAGGCTTCCGAACGCCGCGCCGTCCCGCAACAGAAAGAATCCCTGGTTCGGCCGGGCTTCGACGAGCCTCAGTTCGATTAGCACCTTCATGGCGGCGCGCACCGGCGTGCGCGACAGGCCGAGCTGCCGGGCCAGCTCCAGTTCGGTGACATGCCGGCCCTCGCTCCAGCCGCAGCGGGCAGCCAGGTCGGCAATCTGGCGGGCGAGGGCGATGGTGCGTGAACGGGGCGGCTTCATGGCTGCGGCACGCGCCTTGCTTTGTCGATGCGAGTTTCTACGCCCTGCATTGTACTAACTGTCGCAATTAGAACAATGCAGCAATCCTGAGGACCACGATGATCGTTCGCGCGCCGATTGCCTCCGAATGCGGCAGTTCCGCCGCTGATGGCAGGTGTCGACCCTGTCCCGCGCGAACTCCGCTCTGCACTGCTCAACCACCAGGAGTCCCCATGTCTCGATCGTCCACTCATCCGCTGCATCGCGCTGCAGCCTGCCTTGTAGCCGCAGCCGCGACACTGTTCGCCATCGGCGTTGCAAAAGCCCAGCCGGCTGCACCGGCTCTGGTGTCGACGGGCAAGCTGACCTATGGCACCGCCGCCACCTTCGCGCCCTTCGAATACACGGTGGACGGCAAGCTGACCGGGTTCGACATCGATTTCATCGAGGCCATCGCCCGGAAACTGACGCTCGAGCCTGCGCCCCTCAACATCGAGTTCCGCGGGCTCATCCCGGCGCTGCAGGGGCGCCGCGTCGATATCATCAACTCGGCGATGTACATCAACCCGGCCCGCTCCGAGCAGGTCGATTTCGTGCCCTACATGAAGATCGGGCAGCAGATGGTGGTGCGCCGCGGCAACCCCCTCGCCATTCGCGGGCGCGATGACCTCTGCGGCCGCAAGGTGGCCGTGACCCTCGGCGGAATCCAGGAGACCTATGCCCGCCAGGACGCGGAGCGGTGCAAGACGGCCGGTCGTCCCGACCTGACGGTCATGACCTTCCCGACGGCGCAGGATTCGGCCCTGTCGGTCCGTCAGGGCCGTGCCGATGCCTATTACGAGAGCACGGCAGGGGTCGCCAAGATCGTCCTCGAGCGGTCCGACGTCTTCGAGGCGGTGGGCGAAGTCTTCGAGTTCGGCACGCAGATCGGGATCGCCGTGCGCAAGGGCGACACCGTCATGGCCCGGCTGATCGCCGAGGCCATCGCCAAGGTGGTCGCCGACGGCACCTACAAGCAGCTGATGCAGAAGTACAACCTGCCGCCGGAAGGCAGCCTCTTCTGATCCTCGCCATCCATGGGCGCCGGGGCCGCAGGCGGGCCCGGCGCCCAACCTTCCGTCAGTGAGTGCCGATAGCAGGGCCTATGATCTTCGACGCACCCGACCTGATATGGACCTATCTCATCAGTGAGAGGTTCTACCATGCCGCGCTGATGACGCTGCTGATCAGCATCTGCTCGCTCGTCGGCGGCATGGTGGTCGGCCTCGTGCTGGCCCTCATGCAGGAAGCGAAATGGGCTCCGCCGCGGATGCTGGCGGTCGGCTATCTCTGGCTGTTCCGCGGCACGCCGGTGCTTTTCCAGCTGATCTTCGTCTTCAACGTGTTGCCGTCCTTCGGCTTCGTGCTCTCGGGCTTTGCCTGCGCCATCCTGGCCCTGTCGCTCAACGAGGGAGCTTACATGGCCGAGATCATGCGCTCCGGCATCCGCACGGTCGGCGCCGGCCAGCGCAATGCGGCTCGCGCGCTCGGCATGCCGGAATGGCAGGTGATGCGCTGGATCATCCTGCCCCAGGCGCTGCGCGTGATCATTCCGCCGATCGGCAACCAGTTCATCGGCATGCTGAAGCTGTCGGCCCTCGTCTCGGTGATCGCGGTCGAGGAACTGCTGCTGGTCGCGAACCAGACGGCCTCGTCGAACTTCCGCTATCTCGAGGCGCTGGCGGCGGCCGGCATCTACTACCTCGCGATGACCACCGTGTTCATGCTGCTGCAGAGCCTGATCGAGCGGGCACTGCGCCGCCGTGGCCGGAGCGGCACCCGGGGCGGGCTGACCCAGCGCATGCTGAGCGCCACAGCCGATCTGGGGAGGGTGCGATGAGCGCCGATGCGAAGGTTCCGCTTCTCAAGGCCTCGGCCATCCACAAGAGCTACGGCGATCTCAGCGTGCTGCGTGGCGTCGATCTGAAGGTGACGCGCGGCGAATGCCTGTGCATCGTCGGCCCGTCCGGCTCCGGCAAGTCGACGCTCCTGCGCTGCATCAACCTGCTGGAGCCGATCGAGAGCGGCCGCATCCTGTTCGAGGGCGACGATATCGCCGGCGCTCCCAAGTCGCGGGCCCCGGCCGTTCGCCAGCGGATCGGCATGGTCTTCCAAAATTTCGAGCTGTTCCAGCACCTCTCGGCACGCGACAACGTCGCGCTGGCGCCCGTCAAGGTGAAGGGGATGTCGCGCACGCAGGCCCTGGAGCGCGCCCAGATGCTGCTGGAGAAGGTGCACCTGCCCGACAAGGGCGACGCTTTCCCCGACGAGTTGTCGGGCGGCCAGCAGCAGCGCGTCGCGATCGCCCGCGCCCTCGCCATGGAGCCGGCCCTCATGCTCTACGACGAGCCGACCAGCGCGCTCGATCCCGAGACCGTCGGCGAGGTGCTGCAGGTCATGCAGGAACTGGCCGAAGAGGGCCGCACCAGCATCGTCGTGACCCACGAGATGGGCTTTGCCCGCCGCGCCGCCGATCGCGTGATGTTCATGGACGGCGGCCTGTTCGTGCACGAGGCGCCGCCGGCCGACTTCTTCTCACCCGATGCCACTGTGCCGGAGCGGCTCGCGCGGTTCCTCGGACGGCTTTCGCATTGAGCATCCCGGATATGACGATGACTGCAGAGCGCCTGATCGCAAGGCTCGAAAGGCTGGTCGGGTTCGACACGCAGAACCCCCCGGGCGCGCGGGAGGCGGCCTGCGCCGACTGGGTGGCGGCGGAGCTGCGTGCGCTCGGCTTAGCCGTCGAGATCGACGGCTTCGACGAGGGCAGGGCCAATGTGGTGGCGACCCTCGAGAACGGGCCCGGCCCCTGCTTCGCCTTCAACACCCATATGGACGTCGTGCCGGTCGGCGCCGGCTGGACCACCGATCCCATGCGACTGACGGCCGTCGGCGACAGGCTGCACGGACGCGGCGCCTGCGACGCCAAGGGCCCGCTCGCCGCCATGCTCGAGGCCGTGGACATGCTGGCCGCCGGCCGCAGCCGGTGGTCCGGCACGCTGATGGCGGTCTTCGTCGCCGACGAGGAAGCCTCGTCCCGCGGCGCACGCCGCTATGCCGCGACCAAGCCCCCGATCGACTATGTCGTCGTGGGCGAGCCGAGCGGCAATGCGCCGATCATCGCGCACAAGGGCAGCCTGAGGCCGCTGGTCCGCGTCGGCGGCCGCACCGCCCATTCCGGAACGCCCGATCTCGGGCTGAACGCCATTTTCGAAGCCGGCCGGCTGCTGCCGAGGATTGCCGCCGCCCATGCGGCGCTGAAGGCGAAGGTGCATCCGCTGATCGGCTCGCCGAGCCTGACCGTCACCCGGGCGAACGCCGGGGTCGCCGACAATGTCGTGCCCGACGCCTGCGACCTGCTGCTCGACCGGCGGCTTATCCCCGGCGAGACCGAAGCGGCTGCGGTGGCCGAGATCGAGGCCATGCTTCAGGCCGCCGGCGACGAGGACGGCATCGCCGCGCGCATCGTCGAGCTGAAGCCGACCACCGGCGGGGCTGCCGATACCCCGGCCGACCATCCGATCGTGCTGGCGGCGAGCGCGGCCGGCGAGCGCCACGGCGTGGGCGATGCCCGTCCCATCGGTTTCCAGGGCGCCTGCGACTTCGTCCATTTCCGCGAGGTGGGCGCGCAGGGTGTCGTGCTGGGCCCCGGCGATCTCGCGGTCGCCCACAAGCCCGACGAATATGTCCCGCGCGCCGAGCTGGAGGCCGCGGCCCTCATCTATCGCGACATCGCGCTCGCCATGTTGCCACGGTCATGAGCCGCCGCATCCGGATCATCGGCCTGTCGCTCGGCTATGCCGGCGGGCTGGTGCTGCACACGGCGTCATCCGGGTCGGTTCCCCGGCTCGACGAGCTTCGCCTCATCGTCGAGGAGGACGGCGCCCTTGCGGCAATCGGCGCGACGCGCCTCAACATCGCGTATCTCAGCGGCATTCCCGCCGCCGAGCTGAAAGCGGCGATCCTCGCCGTGGCCTCCAAGCTGGACTGGTCGGGTCCGCCCGCCGACTGGCCGGACCAGATCGACGAGCGCTTTCCCGGCCTGCCCGCCCCCGTACGCATGCTGTTCGAAATGGCGGCGGCCGATGGCCGTGCGCGCGCTGAGGGCAGGACCCTGGCGGCCTCGCTGGGAGGCGGGGTCGCACCGGCCCCCCTGACGTCGGACACCAACCAGACGCTGTTCTGGCAGGACGATGACAGCCTCGTTGCCCGCGCCCGGGCCTATGCGGAGCGGGGCTTCCTCCAGCTGAAGCTGCGGATCGGCATTGCGGACTTTGCCGACGATCTGCGCAGACTCGCCCTGTTGCGGAGCGAGATCGGGCCCGCAGCCCGCCTGTCGGTCGATGCCAACGGGACCTGGGACGAAGCCTCCGCGCCGGGCCGGCTCGAGGGTCTGGCAAGGCTCGGCGTCGAATACGTCGAGCAGCCGTTGGCCGCGTCCGACTGGGCGGGCACGGTGCGTCTGGCGCGCGCGACGCCTGTCCCCATCATGCTCGACGAAGCCCTGTCCTCCTATGAGGCCATCGAGCGGCTGGCGGAGACGGGCGCCGCGCAGCTCGCGCATCTCAAGCTCGCCAAGCTCGGCGGCCTCGACCGGATGATGAGCGCGGCCCGCCTGCTGCAGGCAGCGGGCGTCGGCATCATGATCGGGCAGATGAACGAGGGCGCGCCCTCGACGCTGGCCGCCGCCCATGCCGCGATCGCCCTCGCGGCGCCGCTGCGCGAACTCTATGGCGCCGATCAGCTCGCCGACGAACCCGCCGAGCCCGCGCTCGTCTATGCGGACGGCGTTCTGCGGCTGCCCGCCGGGCCCGGCCTCGGGCTCGCCTCCCATCCCCATCCGCCCGATTGCGACCTTCACTGGGACCACACGTCATGACCAACAGCACTGCGACTTCAGGCCTCGCGCGGGGCATCGAGGCGGCATTTCCCGCCGCCGAGTTCGAGGCGCGCCTCGCTGCCGCCCGCAACGGCCTTGCGGCCCGCGGCCTGGACGCTGCGGTGTTCACCGGTCCGGAGAACATCTTCTATCTCACGGGGCAGCAGACGCCCGGCTACTACACCTTCCAGTGCCTGGTTCTGCCGGCCGAGGGCGAGCCGGTCTTCCTGCTGCGCCAGCTCGAGGTGACGAACTTCCTGCGCAACACCTACCTCCCCGAATACGAGGCCTATGGCGACGGCCAGCGGCCGGCCGAACTGGTGGTCGATGCCCTCGCCAAGCGCGGCCTCACCGGCAAGCGCATCGGCATCGAGAAGGGCGGCTGGTTCCTGCCGATCGCGTTCTACGAGGCGCTGGCCGCCGTGTTGCCCCGCATCGAGGACGCGACCGGCATCGTCGAAGCCATGCGGCGCGTGAAGTCCGCGGCGGAGATCGCCAAGATCGAGCAGTCCGTGCGGCAGGCCGATCTCGGTATCCAGGCCGGCATCGCGGCGGTGCGCGAGGGCGTCAGCGAGAACGACATCGTCGCCGAGATGATGCACGCGGCGATCAAGGGCGGCGCCGAGTATATGGGCATGGAGCCGCTCGTGTCCTCGGGGCCGCGATCGGGCGTGCCGCACGCCACCTGGCGCCGGCGGAAACTCGAAGCGGGTGACGGCGTGTTCATGGAAATGTCCGGCTGCTACGACCGCTATCACTCGGGCCTGATGCGAACGGCCTGGGTCGGCGAGCCGCCAGCGCTCGCCCGCGAACTGGAAAAGGTGGTGCTGGCCGCTCTCGACGCCGCCATCGGCGCCGCCAGGCCCGGGGCCACCTGCGCCGCGCCCCACATCGCCGCGCAGAGGATCATCGATGCCGCCGGCATGACCGAGCGCTACCGCAAGCGCACGGGCTACAGCCTCGGCATTTCGTTTGCGCCGGACTGGGGCGAGTGGCAGGTGGCAAGCCTCCACGACACGGTCGACATCCCGCTGGAACCCGGCATGTGCTTCCATGTCGTGCCGGCGCTGCGCGACTATGGCGTCTTCACCATCGGCATCAGCGAATCCATCTGCATCACCGAGACGGGTGCGAGAATCCTGGGCAAGACCCCCAGGACGATCCAGATGAAATAGGGCAGGTCGCCCGTCGCCCGGCGAGCGCGCTCGGGAGACCGGAGTGGCGCCTCACGGATGAGGCGCCGGCGGAACCGCAACGGGTCGGGCTTCGGCGAACCGCACGAGGTGCTCTGGCCGTACGGCCGTCGGCAGCGCCCGGCGGCACACGATCTGCTCGTGCTCGGACGAAGCGACGAAGCGGACGCCGAGGGCTTCCGCCGTCGACGAGCCGCCACGTCCAGGTCGCGAGCACGAACCGTGTTCCGGTTCACACACGCCACAGGGCGTTCAGCTGCACCCCGTCGTCGAGCCGCACGTGTCGCACTTCAGACAGGTGCCGTTGCGCACCAGCGTGAAGTTCGAGCATTCGGGGCAGGCGTCGCCCACATAGCCGCGCAGCTTGGCCTCCGCCCGCCGGTCGGCGGTCGAGCGCTCCGACGAAACGGACTTGGCCTCGGGTGCCGCCTCCGCCTCGTCGAAGAGGGTGTTGAGGGTGGGGGAGACGGCGGCGGCCACCTCCTCCTTCAGCGCCGTGGCGCCGATGGTGGCGGGGCCGCGGGCCATGGTCACCACCGTGCCCGAGCGGCCGTCGCTCGACAGCGAGCCCGGGGTCGGCTGGCCG contains:
- a CDS encoding M20 family metallopeptidase, yielding MTAERLIARLERLVGFDTQNPPGAREAACADWVAAELRALGLAVEIDGFDEGRANVVATLENGPGPCFAFNTHMDVVPVGAGWTTDPMRLTAVGDRLHGRGACDAKGPLAAMLEAVDMLAAGRSRWSGTLMAVFVADEEASSRGARRYAATKPPIDYVVVGEPSGNAPIIAHKGSLRPLVRVGGRTAHSGTPDLGLNAIFEAGRLLPRIAAAHAALKAKVHPLIGSPSLTVTRANAGVADNVVPDACDLLLDRRLIPGETEAAAVAEIEAMLQAAGDEDGIAARIVELKPTTGGAADTPADHPIVLAASAAGERHGVGDARPIGFQGACDFVHFREVGAQGVVLGPGDLAVAHKPDEYVPRAELEAAALIYRDIALAMLPRS
- a CDS encoding mandelate racemase/muconate lactonizing enzyme family protein, producing MSRRIRIIGLSLGYAGGLVLHTASSGSVPRLDELRLIVEEDGALAAIGATRLNIAYLSGIPAAELKAAILAVASKLDWSGPPADWPDQIDERFPGLPAPVRMLFEMAAADGRARAEGRTLAASLGGGVAPAPLTSDTNQTLFWQDDDSLVARARAYAERGFLQLKLRIGIADFADDLRRLALLRSEIGPAARLSVDANGTWDEASAPGRLEGLARLGVEYVEQPLAASDWAGTVRLARATPVPIMLDEALSSYEAIERLAETGAAQLAHLKLAKLGGLDRMMSAARLLQAAGVGIMIGQMNEGAPSTLAAAHAAIALAAPLRELYGADQLADEPAEPALVYADGVLRLPAGPGLGLASHPHPPDCDLHWDHTS
- a CDS encoding amino acid ABC transporter ATP-binding protein — protein: MSADAKVPLLKASAIHKSYGDLSVLRGVDLKVTRGECLCIVGPSGSGKSTLLRCINLLEPIESGRILFEGDDIAGAPKSRAPAVRQRIGMVFQNFELFQHLSARDNVALAPVKVKGMSRTQALERAQMLLEKVHLPDKGDAFPDELSGGQQQRVAIARALAMEPALMLYDEPTSALDPETVGEVLQVMQELAEEGRTSIVVTHEMGFARRAADRVMFMDGGLFVHEAPPADFFSPDATVPERLARFLGRLSH
- a CDS encoding M24 family metallopeptidase gives rise to the protein MTNSTATSGLARGIEAAFPAAEFEARLAAARNGLAARGLDAAVFTGPENIFYLTGQQTPGYYTFQCLVLPAEGEPVFLLRQLEVTNFLRNTYLPEYEAYGDGQRPAELVVDALAKRGLTGKRIGIEKGGWFLPIAFYEALAAVLPRIEDATGIVEAMRRVKSAAEIAKIEQSVRQADLGIQAGIAAVREGVSENDIVAEMMHAAIKGGAEYMGMEPLVSSGPRSGVPHATWRRRKLEAGDGVFMEMSGCYDRYHSGLMRTAWVGEPPALARELEKVVLAALDAAIGAARPGATCAAPHIAAQRIIDAAGMTERYRKRTGYSLGISFAPDWGEWQVASLHDTVDIPLEPGMCFHVVPALRDYGVFTIGISESICITETGARILGKTPRTIQMK